The Anaerolineales bacterium genome contains the following window.
CCGGTAACCCCGGTCACCGAGACCAGGTACAGGAACCCTTTGGCCGAGGCGCAGATTTTCTGCGCGCGGTCGGCGCTGGTGGTCGGGGCGAGCATCCGGATGCAGGGGAAATCCCCTCCCAGGGCCTGCTCCAATTCCCCGGATTCTTCCGGCGGCAGATCGGGGACGATCACGCCGTCCGCGCCGGCGGCGAGCGCGTCGCGGCGGAATGCCTCCAGGCCGCGGCGGAAAATCGGGTTGTAATATCCCATCAGGATCAAAGGGATCGCGACGCCCCGGCGACGAAGTTCACGGAGTGCATCGAAGACGGATCCGAGTGTGACCCCGTTTTCCAGGGCCGTGTGCGTGGCTTGTTGGATCACCGGCCCGTCGGCCAGCGGATCCGAGAACGGAATCCCCACTTCGATCAGGTCGGCGCCGTTTTTCCCAAGCGCCTCAAGGGCGTCGATCGAATCCGCGAGGGTCGGGTATCCCACCGGCAGATAGGGCATGAAGGCCGGCTTGCGCTGGAAGGCGAGTTTGATTTCGGCGAGCGGCATGGTTTACTTCCTCTCACTTTTCCGCCTTCCCGTGCCCCCGCTCTTCCCTTCCCCGTTAGCCAAGGAAACGGGGGAGGGTTTGAGAGAGGGCGGGGAGGCCAGGAGGGGGGTCACCGTATCCAGGTCCTTATCCCCTCTGCCCGAAAGGCAAATCAGAAGAATTTGATCCGGCTTCATTTTCGGCGCGCGGCGGACGGCTTCCGCCACGGCGTGCGCGCTCTCGAGCGCCGGGATGATTCCCTCGAGCGTCGACAGGAGCGAGAACGCCGCGAGCGCCTCGGCGTCGGTGGCGACGGTGT
Protein-coding sequences here:
- a CDS encoding tryptophan synthase subunit alpha, whose amino-acid sequence is MPLAEIKLAFQRKPAFMPYLPVGYPTLADSIDALEALGKNGADLIEVGIPFSDPLADGPVIQQATHTALENGVTLGSVFDALRELRRRGVAIPLILMGYYNPIFRRGLEAFRRDALAAGADGVIVPDLPPEESGELEQALGGDFPCIRMLAPTTSADRAQKICASAKGFLYLVSVTGVTGARDKVSAGLPEFIARVRGAVPQGLPLCVGFGIASPAQAAEVGRIADGVIVGSACVRALGEAQQPKLAAANLARAFRAALKGIGP